From Panicum hallii strain FIL2 chromosome 2, PHallii_v3.1, whole genome shotgun sequence, a single genomic window includes:
- the LOC112882274 gene encoding uncharacterized protein LOC112882274 isoform X1, whose translation MYCRECIRFHHCLPADTNVLSRIFAQMNFKCDCKKYIPYFEFLEHRRDCPSAKYSTPPARWKCMLKTSLLQCSECEAPIRPPIFLLWSNNLICSACYRGDISTYGYRHCTELEYLLRAIKVKCIACKQYFPFSWLGSRQVGDCPFKCELQNIAPGSSAPKKLCDEEETERPMAGNNSIHGKSKRKVHFDVGKMGKHIFHGDEVASDDDSYDASYDDNHPECGMRVAENAFNTHASNKKVKIATPYGQKIAQAPSKPPLQLLPRRLVTRSRKRGNFYFLLVIKSYYPSTPQHELVSKFGL comes from the exons ATGTATTGTCGTGAATGTATCCGCTTCCACCATTGCCTGCCTGCTGATACCAATGTGCTGAGCCGCATCTTCGCTCAGATGAACTTCAAATGCGACTGCAAAAAATACATTCCTTACTTCGAGTTTCTGGAACACCGGCGTGACTGCCCGTCTGCCAAATATTCCACTCCTCCTGCCCGGTGGAAGTGCATGCTGAAGACAAGTCTCCTTCAGTGTTCTGAATGCGAGGCTCCTATCCGGCCTCCCATTTTCTTG CTTTGGAGTAACAATCTCATTTGTAGCGCCTGCTACCGTGGTGATATCAGCACCTACGGCTACAGGCACTGTACTGAGCTTGAGTACCTCCTCCGAGCTATAAAGGTCAAATGCATTGCCTGCAAACAATACTTTCCATTCTCCTGGTTGGGGTCGCGCCAGGTGGGTGATTGCCCATTCAAGTGTGAATTGCAAAACATCGCCCCAGGCTCGAGTGCCCCAAAAAAGTTATGTG ATGAAGAGGAAACCGAGAGACCTATGGCCGGCAACAATAGTATCCATG GGAAAAGTAAGCGAAAGGTTCATTTTGATGTTGGTAAAATGGGCAAGCACATTTTTCACGGTGATGAGGTTGCGAGTGATGATGACTCATATGACGCTTCATATGATGACAACCAT CCTGAG TGTGGCATGAGAGTGGCTGAAAACGCCTTTAACACACATGCAAGTAACAAGAAAGTAAAGATTGCAACGCCATATGGGCAGAAAATAG CCCAGGCTCCCTCGAAGCCACCTCTACAACTGTTACCTCGTCGCCTAGTCACCCGTAGCAGGAAGAGGGGTAACTTTTATTTTTTACTTGTAATTAAATCATATTATCCATCAACGCCGCAGCATGAACTTGTTTCTAAATTTGGTTTATAA
- the LOC112882274 gene encoding uncharacterized protein LOC112882274 isoform X2: MYCRECIRFHHCLPADTNVLSRIFAQMNFKCDCKKYIPYFEFLEHRRDCPSAKYSTPPARWKCMLKTSLLQCSECEAPIRPPIFLLWSNNLICSACYRGDISTYGYRHCTELEYLLRAIKVKCIACKQYFPFSWLGSRQVGDCPFKCELQNIAPGSSAPKKLCDEEETERPMAGNNSIHGKSKRKVHFDVGKMGKHIFHGDEVASDDDSYDASYDDNHMNMKAPGLQRPTVLSLVESDDGSSDDIHVSLLMTKLFIFAHPLIDI; this comes from the exons ATGTATTGTCGTGAATGTATCCGCTTCCACCATTGCCTGCCTGCTGATACCAATGTGCTGAGCCGCATCTTCGCTCAGATGAACTTCAAATGCGACTGCAAAAAATACATTCCTTACTTCGAGTTTCTGGAACACCGGCGTGACTGCCCGTCTGCCAAATATTCCACTCCTCCTGCCCGGTGGAAGTGCATGCTGAAGACAAGTCTCCTTCAGTGTTCTGAATGCGAGGCTCCTATCCGGCCTCCCATTTTCTTG CTTTGGAGTAACAATCTCATTTGTAGCGCCTGCTACCGTGGTGATATCAGCACCTACGGCTACAGGCACTGTACTGAGCTTGAGTACCTCCTCCGAGCTATAAAGGTCAAATGCATTGCCTGCAAACAATACTTTCCATTCTCCTGGTTGGGGTCGCGCCAGGTGGGTGATTGCCCATTCAAGTGTGAATTGCAAAACATCGCCCCAGGCTCGAGTGCCCCAAAAAAGTTATGTG ATGAAGAGGAAACCGAGAGACCTATGGCCGGCAACAATAGTATCCATG GGAAAAGTAAGCGAAAGGTTCATTTTGATGTTGGTAAAATGGGCAAGCACATTTTTCACGGTGATGAGGTTGCGAGTGATGATGACTCATATGACGCTTCATATGATGACAACCAT ATGAATATGAAAGCACCAGGCCTCCAGCGGCCAACAGTACTATCATTA GTTGAGAGTGATGATGGCTCATCTGATGACATCCATGTAAGTTTATTGATGACCAAACTATTTATATTCGCTCATCCTCTTATAGATATATGA